From one Thalassobaculum sp. OXR-137 genomic stretch:
- a CDS encoding alpha/beta fold hydrolase has translation MPAETLVLIPGLLNDAELWAKQIPMLDDLVDRIVIPDTTAHEDIRDIAAQVLAETDGKLAVAGLSMGGYVALEILRQAPGRVERLALLDTSARQDSDDQRRRRTGLIELADKGKFKGVTPRLLPMLVHKSRLEDETVTRPIFDMAARIGKDGFIRQQKAILSRDDSRDLLSGVSVPTLIVCGRDDQLTPVDLSEEMAAAVPHADLRIVEACGHLPALEKPQECGDALRGWLQA, from the coding sequence GTGCCCGCTGAAACCCTTGTCCTGATCCCCGGCCTGCTGAACGACGCGGAGCTCTGGGCCAAGCAAATCCCGATGCTGGACGATCTGGTCGACCGGATCGTGATCCCGGACACCACGGCCCATGAGGACATCCGCGACATCGCCGCCCAGGTGCTGGCCGAGACCGACGGGAAACTGGCGGTGGCCGGCCTCTCCATGGGCGGCTACGTGGCGCTGGAGATTCTGCGCCAGGCGCCGGGGCGGGTCGAGCGGCTGGCCCTGCTCGACACCTCGGCACGGCAGGATTCCGATGACCAGCGCCGCCGGCGCACCGGCCTGATCGAGCTGGCCGACAAGGGGAAGTTCAAGGGCGTCACACCTCGGCTGCTGCCGATGCTGGTGCACAAGAGCCGACTGGAGGACGAGACGGTGACGCGGCCGATCTTCGATATGGCCGCGCGCATCGGCAAGGACGGCTTCATCCGCCAGCAGAAGGCGATCCTGAGCCGCGACGACAGCCGCGACCTGCTGTCCGGCGTGTCCGTGCCGACTCTGATCGTGTGCGGCCGCGACGACCAGCTCACCCCGGTCGACCTCAGCGAGGAGATGGCGGCGGCGGTCCCCCATGCCGATCTGCGTATCGTGGAGGCGTGCGGCCACCTGCCGGCCTTGGAGAAGCCGCAGGAATGCGGCGATGCCCTGCGCGGCTGGCTGCAGGCCTGA
- a CDS encoding M20 family metallopeptidase, with product MKNVEPILAHIETHTPDLIELSDTVWGMPETLYAEYESCAQHTALLKAKGFKVTEEVAGIPTAVMGEAGEGGPIIAILGEYDALPGLSQVANIAEPKPVVPGGAGHGCGHNLLGSSALLAACALKDWLAETGTPGRVRYYGCPAEEGGAAKAFMVRDGAFDGVDAAITWHPGAMTKVDDAQSLANSRIDYTFTGRSSHAAAAPELGRSALDAAELMNIGVQYMREHMPSSARIHYAYLDVGGTAPNVVQGTAKIRYTIRAVDLPGMMALIKRVNKIAEGAALMTETKVSSQVISAVSNLLGNTPLEEAMQTALDTLGGVPFDDADRAYAAQIQATLSAEDIAASYGRAGLEPRENEPLCDYVVPLNLKGNGMMGSTDVADVSWAVPTVQARVATHAIGTPGHSWQVVAQGKAPAAHKGMTFAGQAMGAVARMLFSDEVLLARAKKDHQDRLAKQPYVCPIPTDVQPPLQPRPSAAAE from the coding sequence ATGAAGAACGTCGAGCCGATCCTCGCCCATATCGAGACCCATACGCCGGACCTGATCGAACTGTCCGACACCGTCTGGGGCATGCCCGAGACCCTCTATGCCGAGTACGAGTCCTGCGCCCAGCACACCGCGCTGCTGAAGGCCAAGGGCTTCAAGGTGACCGAAGAGGTGGCTGGCATTCCGACCGCGGTGATGGGCGAAGCGGGCGAGGGCGGTCCGATCATCGCCATCCTCGGCGAATACGACGCTCTGCCGGGCCTGAGCCAGGTCGCCAACATCGCCGAGCCGAAGCCGGTGGTCCCAGGCGGTGCGGGCCATGGCTGCGGTCATAACCTGCTCGGCTCCTCCGCCCTGCTGGCCGCCTGTGCGCTGAAGGACTGGCTGGCCGAGACCGGCACTCCGGGCCGCGTGCGCTACTACGGCTGCCCGGCCGAGGAAGGCGGCGCCGCCAAGGCCTTCATGGTGCGCGACGGCGCGTTCGACGGCGTCGATGCCGCCATCACCTGGCACCCGGGCGCGATGACCAAGGTCGACGACGCCCAGAGCCTGGCCAATTCTCGGATCGACTACACCTTCACCGGCCGGTCCAGCCATGCGGCCGCCGCCCCGGAGCTGGGCCGCAGCGCCCTCGACGCCGCGGAGCTGATGAATATCGGCGTCCAGTACATGCGCGAGCACATGCCGAGCTCGGCCCGTATCCATTACGCCTATCTCGATGTGGGCGGCACCGCGCCGAACGTCGTCCAGGGTACCGCGAAGATCCGCTACACTATCCGCGCCGTCGATCTGCCGGGCATGATGGCCCTGATCAAGCGGGTCAATAAGATCGCCGAGGGTGCGGCACTGATGACCGAGACCAAGGTCTCCTCCCAGGTGATCTCCGCGGTCTCCAACCTGCTCGGCAACACGCCGCTCGAAGAGGCGATGCAGACCGCGCTCGACACCCTGGGCGGCGTGCCGTTCGACGATGCCGACCGGGCCTATGCCGCGCAGATCCAGGCGACCCTTTCGGCGGAGGACATCGCCGCCAGCTACGGCCGCGCCGGTCTGGAGCCGCGCGAGAACGAGCCGCTGTGCGACTACGTCGTTCCGCTGAACCTCAAGGGCAACGGCATGATGGGCTCCACCGACGTGGCCGACGTGTCCTGGGCGGTTCCGACCGTGCAGGCTCGGGTCGCGACCCATGCCATCGGCACGCCGGGCCACTCCTGGCAGGTCGTCGCCCAGGGCAAGGCGCCGGCCGCCCATAAGGGCATGACCTTCGCCGGTCAGGCCATGGGCGCCGTCGCCCGGATGCTGTTCAGCGACGAGGTTCTGCTGGCCCGCGCCAAGAAGGACCATCAGGACCGTCTGGCCAAGCAGCCCTATGTCTGCCCGATCCCGACCGATGTGCAGCCGCCGCTGCAGCCGCGCCCGTCCGCGGCCGCCGAGTAA
- the parE gene encoding DNA topoisomerase IV subunit B → MSDLFASNAAADTSGYSAKDIEVLEGLEPVRRRPGMYIGGTDERALHHLVAEVLDNSMDEAVAGFASRIEIELTADQTVTVRDNGRGIPVDPHPRFPEKSALEVILTTLHAGGKFSDKVYATAGGLHGVGISVVNALSDRLEVEVARDKRLYAQHFSRGVPQGALQTVGAAPNRRGTTVRFHPDAEIFGTTLKFRPATLFKMARSKAYLFKGVEIRWKCDPEMLRDGDTTPSEASLHYPGGLADFLGSAMEGRRTVATQPFTGDVEVPGEQGRVEWAVTWPDDQDDGFLHAYCNTIPTPMGGTHEAGLRAALARGIKAYGELVSNKKAAQITAEDVMAGACVMLSVFIREPAFQGQTKDKLASPHATKLVDQAVKDHFDHWLSGDPDTANRLLEHLIERAEDRLRRRQQKEVSRKTATRKLRLPGKLADCSRSDNEGTEIFLVEGDSAGGSAKQARNRATQAVLPLRGKILNVASASVEKLRANQELSDLLLALGCGSGSSYKQDALRYEKVIIMTDADVDGAHIASLLMTFFYREMPRLIADGHLYLAMPPLYRLVQGGKTIYARDDAHREELMKTEFSTRGKVEISRFKGLGEMPPKQLKETTMDPTTRQLLRVKIPPSGGPELMVEPELESETVRTRDMVETLMGKKAEKRFDFIQANAKFVLEVDV, encoded by the coding sequence ATGTCAGACCTGTTCGCAAGCAACGCCGCGGCCGACACATCGGGCTACTCCGCCAAGGACATCGAGGTCCTGGAGGGTCTGGAGCCGGTGCGCCGGCGGCCCGGCATGTATATCGGCGGCACCGACGAGCGCGCGCTGCACCATCTGGTTGCCGAGGTGCTGGACAACTCCATGGACGAGGCCGTGGCCGGCTTCGCCTCGCGGATCGAGATCGAGCTGACGGCCGACCAGACCGTGACCGTGCGCGACAACGGGCGCGGCATTCCGGTCGACCCGCATCCCCGCTTCCCGGAAAAGTCGGCGCTGGAGGTGATCCTCACCACCCTGCATGCCGGCGGCAAGTTCTCCGACAAGGTCTACGCGACGGCCGGCGGCCTGCACGGCGTCGGCATCTCTGTGGTCAACGCCCTGTCCGACCGGCTGGAGGTCGAGGTCGCCCGCGACAAGCGGCTCTATGCCCAGCATTTCTCCCGCGGCGTGCCCCAGGGCGCGCTGCAGACCGTGGGCGCGGCGCCGAACCGCCGCGGCACCACCGTGCGGTTCCACCCGGACGCGGAGATCTTCGGGACGACGCTGAAGTTCCGCCCCGCCACCCTGTTCAAGATGGCCCGCTCCAAGGCCTATCTGTTCAAGGGCGTGGAGATCCGCTGGAAATGCGATCCGGAGATGCTGCGCGACGGCGATACCACGCCGTCCGAAGCCAGCCTGCACTATCCGGGCGGCCTCGCCGACTTCCTCGGTAGCGCCATGGAGGGCCGCCGCACCGTGGCAACCCAGCCCTTCACCGGCGATGTGGAGGTTCCGGGCGAACAGGGCCGCGTCGAATGGGCGGTGACCTGGCCGGACGATCAGGACGACGGCTTCCTTCACGCCTATTGCAACACCATCCCCACCCCGATGGGCGGCACCCACGAGGCCGGGCTGCGCGCGGCCCTGGCGCGCGGCATCAAGGCCTATGGCGAGCTGGTCAGCAACAAGAAGGCGGCGCAGATCACCGCCGAGGACGTCATGGCCGGCGCCTGCGTCATGCTCAGCGTGTTCATCCGCGAGCCGGCCTTCCAGGGCCAGACCAAGGACAAGCTGGCCAGCCCGCACGCCACCAAGCTGGTGGACCAGGCGGTGAAGGACCATTTCGACCACTGGCTCTCCGGCGATCCGGACACCGCCAACCGCCTGCTGGAGCACCTGATCGAGCGCGCCGAGGACCGGCTGCGCCGGCGCCAGCAGAAGGAGGTCAGCCGCAAGACCGCCACCCGCAAGCTGCGGCTGCCCGGCAAGCTGGCCGACTGCTCGCGCTCCGACAACGAGGGGACCGAGATCTTCCTGGTCGAGGGCGACAGCGCCGGCGGCTCCGCCAAGCAGGCCCGCAACCGGGCGACCCAGGCGGTCCTGCCCCTGCGCGGCAAGATCCTGAACGTGGCCAGCGCTTCGGTGGAGAAGCTGCGCGCCAACCAGGAGCTCAGCGACCTGCTGCTGGCACTCGGCTGCGGCTCGGGCTCGTCCTACAAGCAGGATGCGCTGCGCTACGAGAAGGTCATCATCATGACCGACGCCGACGTGGACGGTGCCCATATCGCCTCGCTGCTGATGACCTTCTTCTACCGCGAGATGCCGCGGCTGATCGCCGACGGCCACCTGTACCTCGCCATGCCGCCGCTCTACCGGCTGGTGCAGGGCGGCAAGACGATCTATGCCCGCGACGACGCCCATCGCGAGGAACTCATGAAGACCGAGTTCAGCACGCGCGGAAAGGTCGAGATCAGCCGCTTCAAGGGTCTGGGCGAGATGCCGCCGAAGCAGCTCAAGGAGACCACCATGGACCCGACCACCCGCCAGCTCCTGCGGGTGAAGATTCCGCCGAGCGGCGGCCCGGAGCTGATGGTCGAGCCGGAGCTGGAAAGCGAGACCGTGCGCACCCGCGACATGGTCGAGACCCTGATGGGCAAGAAGGCGGAAAAGCGCTTCGACTTCATCCAGGCGAACGCGAAGTTCGTGCTTGAGGTGGATGTCTGA
- a CDS encoding acyl-CoA thioesterase — METESGRQPRGEMQIRTIAMPADTNPNGDIFGGWVLSQMDIAGGLAAAHRAHGRVATVGIEAMTFIRPVSVGDVICCYGHIERVGTTSISVAIEVWKIRGFQEREERLLVTEGRFTYVAIDEAGKKRAIG; from the coding sequence ATGGAAACCGAGTCGGGCCGCCAGCCGCGCGGCGAGATGCAGATCCGTACCATTGCCATGCCGGCCGACACAAACCCGAACGGCGACATCTTCGGCGGCTGGGTGCTGAGCCAGATGGATATCGCCGGCGGGCTCGCCGCCGCCCATCGGGCGCACGGCCGGGTGGCGACCGTGGGGATCGAGGCGATGACCTTCATCCGCCCGGTCAGCGTCGGCGATGTGATCTGCTGCTACGGCCATATCGAGCGGGTCGGCACCACCTCGATCTCGGTGGCGATCGAGGTCTGGAAGATCCGCGGCTTCCAGGAGCGCGAGGAGCGGCTGCTGGTGACGGAAGGACGCTTCACCTACGTGGCGATCGACGAGGCGGGGAAGAAGCGGGCGATCGGCTGA
- a CDS encoding mechanosensitive ion channel family protein yields MTFSDLESSLLTLWDDTAQLWQGEILGVNIGLLAGGMAVLIVCLILPSILARVISRTVVTVADDGRALHYRRLLNAVKAPLRLLPPIIGALIAHQYLEPDTTLRWAMGNLARSLLVVMLFWALYRAVDPFVQLSTGLRQRLSGPLVDWLAKSAKVVLVFLGATAVLEVWGVNVVGLLAGLGLVGVAVALGAQDLFKNLISGILILAERRFENGDWIEVDGVIEGTVMQIGFRSTSIRRFDLSPVYVPNTKLSDNALTNFSRMPQRRIYWSIAVEYRTSIDQLREIRDGIEAYLTGNDEFVQPDRGTLFVRVNDFSDSAIEILIYCFTNTTDWGEWLEIRERFAYRIKEVVEGAGAGFAFPSRSLYIEKDDSVDGRPGDEDSPDGEKGDRSRPERYTPPSGSGGRRQRERPGTTSTEQNEAGGEEEGE; encoded by the coding sequence ATGACCTTTTCCGATCTCGAATCCAGTCTTCTCACCCTGTGGGACGATACCGCCCAGCTTTGGCAGGGCGAGATCCTCGGCGTCAATATCGGGCTCCTGGCCGGCGGGATGGCGGTTCTGATCGTCTGCCTGATCCTTCCCAGCATCCTCGCCCGCGTGATCTCCCGCACGGTGGTGACCGTCGCCGATGACGGCCGGGCGTTGCATTACCGGCGCCTGCTGAACGCGGTGAAGGCGCCGTTGCGGCTGCTGCCGCCGATCATCGGCGCGCTGATCGCCCATCAGTATCTGGAGCCGGACACCACCCTGCGCTGGGCGATGGGCAATCTGGCGCGCTCGCTGCTGGTGGTGATGCTGTTCTGGGCGCTGTACCGGGCGGTCGATCCCTTCGTGCAGCTCAGCACCGGCCTGCGCCAGCGGCTGAGCGGACCCCTGGTAGACTGGCTGGCGAAATCCGCGAAGGTCGTCCTGGTGTTTCTCGGCGCCACCGCGGTGCTCGAGGTTTGGGGCGTCAACGTGGTCGGCCTGCTCGCCGGCCTCGGGCTGGTCGGCGTCGCCGTGGCGCTGGGCGCCCAGGACCTGTTCAAGAACCTGATCTCCGGCATTCTGATCCTGGCCGAGCGCCGCTTCGAGAACGGCGACTGGATCGAGGTCGACGGGGTGATCGAGGGGACGGTGATGCAGATCGGCTTCCGCTCCACCTCCATCCGCCGGTTCGACCTGTCGCCGGTCTATGTGCCGAACACCAAGCTGTCGGACAACGCGCTGACCAACTTCTCCCGCATGCCGCAGCGCCGGATCTACTGGAGCATCGCGGTGGAATACCGCACCTCCATCGACCAACTCCGCGAGATCCGCGACGGGATCGAGGCCTATCTGACCGGCAACGACGAGTTCGTGCAGCCGGACCGGGGAACCCTGTTCGTGCGGGTGAACGACTTCTCCGACAGCGCCATCGAGATCCTGATCTACTGCTTCACCAACACCACCGACTGGGGCGAGTGGCTGGAGATCCGCGAGCGCTTCGCCTATCGCATCAAGGAAGTGGTCGAGGGTGCGGGGGCGGGCTTCGCCTTCCCGAGCCGGTCGCTCTATATCGAGAAGGACGACAGTGTCGACGGGCGCCCGGGCGATGAAGACTCCCCCGATGGGGAGAAGGGCGACCGCAGCCGGCCGGAACGCTATACCCCACCGTCCGGATCCGGCGGCCGCCGGCAGAGAGAGCGGCCTGGAACCACCAGCACCGAGCAGAACGAAGCCGGCGGGGAAGAGGAAGGCGAGTAG
- the glnA gene encoding type I glutamate--ammonia ligase, with the protein MSDDVKNVMKMIEEHDVKYVDLRFTDPRGAVQHVTQHVRTIDEESLVEGFMFDGSSIAGWKAINESDMGLKPDLATAVMDPFFAQPTLAITCDIVEPSTGQPYERDPRSTAKAAVKYMDSLGIGDTAFFGPEAEFFIFDDVKIEVSMNKGMYSVDNEEGPYNSSREYEEGNLAHRPGVKGGYFPVPPVDSGQDIRSEMLSVMDEMGVKVEKHHHEVAPSQHELGMEFGTLVQTADHMQIYKYVVKQVAAAYGKTATFMPKPITGDNGSGMHVHQSIWKDGKPMFAGSGYADLSDMALYYIGGIIKHARAINAFTNSTTNSYKRLIPGFEAPVLLAYSSRNRSASCRIPHVNSPKGKRVEVRFPDPAGNPYLGFAAMLMAGLDGIQNKIHPGDPMDKNLYDLPPEELSDIPTVCGSLREALENLDKDRAFLTQGGVFTDDQIDGFIELKMEEVYRFEHTPHPVEFDMYYSN; encoded by the coding sequence ATGTCTGACGACGTGAAGAACGTTATGAAGATGATCGAGGAGCACGACGTTAAGTACGTCGATCTCCGCTTCACGGACCCGCGCGGCGCGGTCCAGCACGTCACCCAGCACGTGCGCACGATCGATGAGGAGAGCCTGGTCGAGGGCTTCATGTTCGACGGCTCGTCCATCGCCGGCTGGAAGGCGATCAACGAGTCCGACATGGGCCTGAAGCCGGACCTGGCCACCGCGGTCATGGATCCGTTCTTTGCGCAGCCGACTCTGGCCATCACCTGCGACATCGTCGAGCCGTCGACCGGTCAGCCGTATGAGCGCGACCCGCGCTCGACCGCCAAGGCCGCCGTCAAGTACATGGACAGCCTGGGCATCGGCGACACCGCGTTCTTCGGTCCGGAAGCCGAGTTCTTCATCTTCGACGACGTGAAGATCGAAGTCAGCATGAACAAGGGCATGTACTCGGTCGACAACGAGGAAGGCCCGTACAACTCCTCGCGCGAGTACGAGGAAGGCAACCTGGCGCACCGTCCGGGCGTCAAGGGCGGCTACTTCCCGGTCCCGCCGGTCGACAGCGGCCAGGACATCCGCTCCGAGATGCTCTCGGTGATGGACGAGATGGGCGTGAAGGTCGAGAAGCACCACCACGAGGTGGCGCCGTCCCAGCACGAGCTGGGCATGGAGTTCGGCACCCTGGTGCAGACCGCCGACCACATGCAGATCTACAAGTACGTGGTGAAGCAGGTCGCTGCCGCCTACGGCAAGACCGCGACGTTCATGCCGAAGCCGATCACCGGCGACAACGGCTCGGGCATGCACGTGCACCAGTCGATCTGGAAGGACGGCAAGCCGATGTTCGCGGGTTCGGGTTATGCCGACCTGTCCGACATGGCGCTGTATTACATCGGCGGCATCATCAAGCATGCCCGTGCGATCAACGCCTTCACGAACTCGACGACCAACAGCTACAAGCGCCTGATCCCGGGCTTCGAGGCTCCGGTGCTGCTGGCCTACTCGTCGCGTAACCGCTCGGCCTCCTGCCGTATCCCGCACGTGAACAGCCCGAAGGGCAAGCGCGTCGAGGTCCGGTTCCCGGATCCGGCCGGCAACCCGTATCTCGGCTTCGCCGCGATGCTGATGGCCGGTCTGGACGGCATCCAGAACAAGATCCATCCGGGCGACCCGATGGACAAGAACCTCTACGACCTGCCGCCGGAAGAGCTGTCGGACATCCCGACCGTCTGCGGCTCGCTGCGTGAGGCTCTGGAAAACCTGGACAAGGACCGCGCGTTCCTGACCCAGGGCGGCGTGTTCACCGACGACCAGATCGACGGCTTCATCGAGCTGAAGATGGAAGAGGTGTACCGCTTCGAGCACACCCCGCATCCGGTCGAGTTCGACATGTACTACTCGAACTGA
- a CDS encoding P-II family nitrogen regulator: MKKVEAIIKPFKLDEVKEALHEIGIQGITVTEAKGFGRQKGHTELYRGAEYVVDFLPKVKVEIVMEDGQVERAVEAIQSAAHTGRIGDGKIFVSTVDEIVRIRTGETGTDAI, translated from the coding sequence ATGAAGAAGGTCGAGGCGATCATCAAACCGTTCAAACTCGACGAGGTTAAGGAAGCGCTCCATGAGATCGGGATCCAGGGGATCACGGTGACTGAGGCGAAAGGATTCGGACGGCAGAAGGGTCACACCGAGCTGTACCGCGGCGCCGAGTACGTCGTGGACTTTCTGCCCAAGGTGAAGGTGGAGATCGTGATGGAGGACGGCCAGGTCGAACGGGCGGTCGAAGCCATCCAGAGCGCGGCCCACACCGGACGGATCGGGGACGGAAAGATCTTCGTCTCGACCGTCGATGAAATTGTTCGTATTCGTACGGGCGAGACCGGCACGGACGCGATCTGA
- a CDS encoding pyridoxal phosphate-dependent aminotransferase, translating into MPAMLADRMSVLGTETAFEVLARANALAASGKDIINLGIGQPDFKTPEHIVEAGIKALRDGHHGYTPAAGIPQLRQAVARDLNTRHGVTVDPDTVMIMPGGKPTMFFACLIFGQPGTEILYPNPGFPIYESSVKFSGAKPVPYRLSEENGFAFSAEEMLAKITDKTSLIILNSPANPTGGAVPKEEIDKLVAGLQKWPNVYLLSDEIYSQMLYDGREHVSLLTYPEIADRVILLDGWSKTYAMTGWRLGFSVWPKAVFGHAEKLAVNCHSCVNAPTQFAGLAALDGPQDAVKEMVKAFDDRRRVIVGELNQIPGFRCVEPGGAFYAFPNIEGTGLGAKALQTRLLEEAGVAVIAGTSFGAYGEGYLRFSYANSTENIREAIRRIKEMLAD; encoded by the coding sequence ATGCCCGCCATGCTCGCTGACCGGATGTCCGTTCTCGGCACCGAGACCGCCTTTGAAGTGCTCGCCCGCGCCAACGCGCTTGCCGCCTCCGGCAAGGACATCATCAACCTCGGCATCGGCCAGCCCGATTTCAAAACGCCGGAGCATATCGTGGAGGCCGGCATCAAGGCCCTGCGCGACGGCCATCACGGCTACACGCCGGCCGCCGGCATCCCGCAGCTCCGCCAGGCGGTGGCCCGCGACCTGAACACCCGCCACGGCGTCACCGTCGATCCGGACACGGTCATGATCATGCCGGGCGGCAAGCCGACCATGTTCTTCGCCTGCCTGATCTTCGGCCAGCCCGGCACCGAGATCCTGTATCCCAACCCCGGCTTCCCGATCTACGAGAGCTCGGTGAAGTTCTCCGGCGCCAAGCCGGTGCCGTACCGGCTGTCGGAAGAGAACGGCTTCGCCTTCTCCGCCGAGGAAATGCTGGCCAAGATCACCGACAAGACCAGCCTGATCATCCTCAACTCGCCGGCCAATCCGACCGGCGGCGCGGTGCCGAAGGAGGAGATCGACAAGCTGGTGGCCGGCCTGCAGAAGTGGCCGAACGTCTATCTGCTGTCGGACGAGATCTACAGCCAGATGCTGTATGACGGCCGCGAGCATGTGAGCCTGCTGACCTATCCGGAGATCGCCGACCGGGTGATCCTGCTGGACGGCTGGTCGAAGACCTATGCCATGACCGGCTGGCGCCTCGGCTTCTCGGTCTGGCCGAAGGCGGTCTTCGGACACGCGGAGAAGCTGGCGGTGAACTGCCACAGCTGCGTCAACGCCCCGACCCAGTTCGCCGGTCTCGCGGCCCTGGACGGCCCGCAGGACGCGGTGAAGGAGATGGTGAAGGCGTTCGACGACCGCCGCCGGGTGATCGTCGGTGAGCTGAACCAGATCCCGGGCTTCCGCTGTGTGGAGCCGGGCGGCGCCTTCTACGCCTTTCCGAACATCGAGGGCACGGGCCTGGGTGCGAAGGCGCTGCAGACCCGGCTGCTCGAGGAGGCCGGTGTGGCGGTGATCGCCGGCACCAGTTTCGGCGCCTACGGAGAGGGCTATCTGCGCTTCTCCTATGCCAATTCAACCGAGAACATCCGCGAGGCGATCCGGCGCATCAAGGAGATGCTGGCGGACTGA
- a CDS encoding dienelactone hydrolase family protein, producing MIEVVEDITTPDGAMETFIVRPERARENGDPYPAVLMLMDAPGIREELYDMARRLATVGYCVLLPNLYYRAGRDTKYGPHVLTAGSDDHTAMRAIRTKMTIPPVMSDVQVMFDHIDRAGIARPGPVGVHGYCMSGPYALAAAARYPDRVAAAASFYGTWIVSDAVESPHATLGQAKGELYISCAETDDLAPPDMVAELKRLFDASGAKGELEVHPGTHHGFAFPSRWCYDKQAGERHWERLIALYRRTLE from the coding sequence ATGATCGAAGTCGTCGAGGACATCACCACCCCCGATGGGGCGATGGAGACCTTTATCGTCCGCCCGGAACGCGCCAGGGAAAACGGGGACCCGTATCCGGCCGTGCTGATGCTGATGGATGCGCCGGGAATCCGCGAGGAGCTGTACGACATGGCCCGGCGGCTGGCCACGGTCGGATACTGCGTGCTGCTGCCGAATTTGTACTACCGCGCCGGCCGCGACACGAAATACGGCCCGCATGTCCTGACCGCGGGCAGCGACGACCACACCGCCATGCGGGCGATACGCACCAAGATGACGATTCCGCCGGTGATGTCCGATGTGCAGGTGATGTTCGACCATATCGACAGGGCCGGCATCGCCCGGCCGGGGCCGGTCGGCGTGCACGGCTACTGCATGAGCGGGCCGTATGCCCTGGCGGCGGCGGCCCGCTATCCCGACCGGGTGGCGGCGGCGGCCTCGTTCTACGGCACGTGGATCGTCAGCGACGCGGTGGAAAGTCCGCACGCCACCCTCGGCCAGGCCAAGGGCGAGCTCTATATAAGCTGTGCGGAGACCGACGATCTGGCGCCGCCGGACATGGTGGCCGAGCTGAAGCGGCTGTTCGACGCGTCAGGGGCGAAGGGGGAGCTGGAGGTGCATCCGGGCACCCATCACGGCTTCGCGTTCCCGAGCCGCTGGTGCTACGACAAGCAGGCCGGCGAACGGCATTGGGAGCGTCTCATCGCGCTCTATCGCCGGACTCTCGAATAA
- a CDS encoding LysR family transcriptional regulator yields the protein MITLRQVRYFLAVAETEKVSAAATNLGISQSAITLSVKELENQLGVTLFERRVGGVALTREGQNFIAHARNIEAAVADAVADMHPDRTDVEGTVKLGVTNAGAGYFLVPPLARFQRAFPNVKVQLLEREREEMERQVLSGTVDIALLLTSNLSNAPDLEHRGLFQSPRGAWVATNHPLASRDTVSRADVIEYPYVLYQIDEADRSSREYLAASGLEPKVLFETTSLEALRSMVATGQGVTILSKMLFRPWSLDGGRLEWVPIIDAPPPMEIGLVWRKGHEFSAAEARLVEYLEAAVR from the coding sequence ATGATCACCCTGCGCCAGGTCCGATACTTCCTCGCCGTCGCCGAGACCGAGAAGGTCTCCGCCGCCGCCACCAATCTGGGGATCTCCCAGTCGGCCATCACCCTGTCGGTGAAGGAGTTGGAGAACCAGCTCGGCGTCACCCTGTTCGAGCGCCGGGTCGGCGGCGTGGCGCTCACCCGCGAGGGGCAGAACTTCATCGCCCATGCCCGCAACATCGAGGCGGCGGTCGCCGACGCGGTCGCCGACATGCACCCGGACCGCACCGACGTGGAGGGAACGGTCAAGCTGGGGGTGACCAATGCCGGGGCCGGCTACTTCCTGGTGCCGCCGCTGGCCCGGTTCCAGCGGGCGTTCCCCAACGTGAAGGTCCAGCTTCTGGAGCGCGAGCGCGAGGAGATGGAGCGGCAGGTGCTGTCCGGCACGGTGGATATCGCGCTGCTGCTGACCTCCAACCTGTCGAACGCCCCGGACCTGGAGCATCGCGGCCTGTTCCAGAGCCCGCGCGGCGCCTGGGTGGCGACAAACCATCCGCTGGCGAGCCGCGACACGGTCAGCCGGGCCGACGTGATCGAGTACCCCTACGTGCTCTACCAGATCGACGAGGCCGACCGCTCGTCCCGCGAATACCTGGCCGCCTCCGGCCTGGAGCCCAAGGTGCTGTTCGAGACCACGTCCCTGGAGGCGCTGCGCAGCATGGTCGCCACGGGGCAGGGGGTGACGATCCTGTCAAAGATGCTGTTCCGCCCCTGGTCGCTGGATGGCGGCCGGCTGGAATGGGTCCCGATCATCGACGCGCCGCCGCCGATGGAGATTGGCCTGGTCTGGCGCAAAGGCCACGAATTCTCCGCCGCCGAGGCCCGGCTGGTGGAGTATCTGGAGGCGGCGGTGCGCTAG